A window of the Pungitius pungitius chromosome 3, fPunPun2.1, whole genome shotgun sequence genome harbors these coding sequences:
- the lpar5b gene encoding lysophosphatidic acid receptor 5b: MPNATLESGDDPKYALLFGSVVALGLPSNAASLWILVRRHSLQSPCVIFMVNLAISDLMLVATLCTRVYFYATGVWSLGNMACVWITMLFRNNIRSSSIFITFISVDRLLAVVYPLRFRHLRTASNACRAAALVWLFVVAVNVEEGLEFSAFLIKLNESACFDFRERPPRMSAITYFQPALVLTMLAVNVASTALVSLTLRTRSRSQARIKNKVNVMLIFAMNLAMFAVFFLPVSMEVFFGEESWNKFHKSLVCLASVNCCLDPLLYYFSFDGFWKRKEEMDACTTRG, from the coding sequence ATGCCGAACGCCACTCTGGAGAGCGGCGACGACCCGAAGTACGCGCTGCTGTTCGGCTCCGTGGTGGCGCTGGGTCTGCCGTCCAACGCCGCCTCGCTGTGGATCCTGGTGCGGCGCCACAGCCTCCAGTCCCCCTGCGTCATCTTCATGGTGAACCTGGCCATCTCGGACCTGATGCTCGTCGCCACCTTGTGCACGAGGGTCTACTTCTACGCCACGGGGGTGTGGTCCCTGGGCAACATGGCGTGCGTCTGGATCACCATGCTCTTCCGCAACAACATCCGCTCCAGCTCCAtcttcatcaccttcatcaGCGTGGACCGGCTGCTGGCGGTGGTCTACCCTCTGAGGTTCCGCCACCTGCGGACCGCGTCCAACGCCTGCAGGGCCGCCGCGTTGGTTTGGCTCTTCGTGGTGGCGGTGAACGTGGAAGAGGGGCTGGAGTTCTCGGCGTTCCTCATCAAGCTCAACGAGTCCGCCTGCTTTGACTTCCGCGAACGGCCTCCGAGAATGTCGGCCATCACGTACTTTCAGCCCGCGCTGGTGCTCACCATGCTGGCGGTCAACGTCGCGTCCACCGCTCTGGTGTCTCTGACGCTGCGCACGCGGTCGAGGAGCCAAGCCAGGATCAAGAACAAGGTGAACGTCATGCTGATCTTCGCCATGAACTTGGCGATGTTCGCCGTGTTTTTCTTGCCCGTGTCAATGGAGGTTTTCTTTGGCGAAGAAAGCTGGAATAAATTCCACAAGTCGCTGGTCTGTCTCGCCAGCGTGAACTGCTGCCTGGACCCTCTGTTGTACTACTTCTCCTTCGACGGCTTCtggaagagaaaagaggagatgGACGCGTGTACCACAAGAGGGTAG